From the Daphnia magna isolate NIES linkage group LG3, ASM2063170v1.1, whole genome shotgun sequence genome, one window contains:
- the LOC116919006 gene encoding LOW QUALITY PROTEIN: chitooligosaccharidolytic beta-N-acetylglucosaminidase (The sequence of the model RefSeq protein was modified relative to this genomic sequence to represent the inferred CDS: deleted 4 bases in 3 codons), producing the protein MGFGRVTTLPKTSSQCCISVHTFTIVRVEEMALKFLLLVGLFFVVTDVIAQESVKQLQKSTRQESPWAWACRNGRGCVKVAKDSPVEEGDNLDNPTLAGCKLTCNAESTLWPKPRSIISLSKTLVSFHPTDIRISRISAPTPKVKSLTNEAIQVLRSVIRKSIPNTQRGRNQTAKEPQRPHINIQVSIVSGDERLEMATDESYNLHVETIFATAATPASPRSTTSVSITATSFFGARHGIETLSQIMAWDDTLGAMIMLTDANISDSPAFVHRGLLVDTSRNYLSVPVIKKIIDAMSYDKLNVFHWHLTDTHSFPFVSTREPRLSLYGAYSSAKVYRPEDIKELVHYATVRGVKIVPEFDAPAHVGSGWEWGERAGMGQLALCVNKEPWTTYCVEPPCGILNPVNDNIYSVLSNIYQDMRDLFVSDIFHMGGDEVNFACWNETAEIIDWLKTQGRTDKSKEDFLYLWTYFQNRSLAEVDKAYDNKQPIVLWTSGLTEDGHADKYLDKSRYIIQIWTTGTDESIAQLYRQGFKLIMSNYDAWYFDCGYGQWVGDGPNNWCSPYIGWQKVYENSPSKLIVNFNETYNPRQILGGEAAIWSEQVDSTTIEGKLWPRSSALAERLWTDPDTTWRAAEHRFNHHRERLVQRGIQADALQPEWCHQNDGYCFLESN; encoded by the exons ATGGGATTCGGGAGAGTGACAACGCTGCCAAAGACAAGCTCGCAGTGTTGTATCTCGGTCCACACGTTTACCATCGTCCGAGTAGAAGAGATGGCTTTAAAATTTCTATTACTCGTCGGTCTGTTCTTCGTCGTCACTGACGTCATCGCCCAGGAAAGTGTGAAACAATTGCAAAAATCGACCAG ACAAGAATCCCCCTGGGCTTGGGCGTGCCGAAATGGTAGAGGTTGCGTAAAAGTAGCAAAGGATTCGCCCGTGGAAGAAGGCGATAATCTGGACAACCCAACATTGGCAGGTTGCAAGTTAACTTGCAACGCTGAATCCACCCTGTGGCCCAAACCTCGCAGCATCATCTCCCTTTCAAAAACTCTCGTGTCCTTCCATCCAACGGACATCCGCATTAGTCGCATTTCAGCTCCGACTCCTAAG GTCAAATCCTTGACGAATGAGGCCATTCAAGTACTGCGGAGTGTCATCCGCAAGAGCATTCCCAATACGCAAAGAGGTCGCAATCAAACTGCAAAAGAGCCACAA CGACCCCATATCAATATCCAAGTATCCATCGTGTCGGGTGATGAACGTCTCGAGATGGCAACTGACGAATCTTACAACTTGCACGTCGAAACGATTTTCGCTACAGCCGCAACGCCCGCTAGTCCGCGCAGCACTACGTCCGTCTCCATCACGGCC ACTTCTTTCTTCGGCGCTCGCCACGGAATTGAAACGTTGTCACAGATTATGGCCTGGGATGATACCTTGGGAGCGATGATTATGCTGACCGATGCCAACATTTCAGATTCGCCCGCCTTCGTTCACCGTGGACTTCTCGTCGATACGTCACGTAATTACTTG AGCGTTCCAGTCATCAAGAAAATTATCGACGCCATGTCTTACGATAAACTCAACGTGTTCCATTGGCATCTTACGGACACGCAttctttcccttttgtatcTACTCGGGAACCAAGGCTGTCCCTTTACGGCGCTTACTCTTCCGCCAAAGTGTACCGACCTGAAGATATTAAAGAATTGGTTCATTACGCCACCGTTAGAGGCGTCAAAATCGTGCCAGAATTCGACGCTCCAGCTCACGTTGGAAGCGGATGGGAATGGGGCGAACGTGCTGGAATGGGTCAGTTAGCACTTTGCGTCAACAAGGAGCCATGGACAACATACTGCGTGGAACCGCCATGCGGAATCCTAAATCCCGTTAACGACAACATCTATTCCGTATTAAGCAATATCTATCAGGACATGCGAGACTTGTTCGTCAGCGACATTTTCCACATGGGTGGCGATGAAGTCAATTTCGCTTGCTGGAACGAAACGGCTGAAATTATCGATTGGCTAAAAACGCAAGGACGGACAGACAAAAGCAAAGAAGATTTCCTCTATTTATGGACCTATTTTCAAAACCGATCGTTAGCCGAGGTGGACAAAGCTTACGACAATAAACAACCCATCGTTTTGTGGACCAGCGGTTTGACAGAGGATGGACATGCTGACAAATATCTGGACAAGAGTCGATACATCATTCAAATTTGGACAACTGGCACGGACGAAAGCATCGCCCAACTTTACCGTCAAGGTTTCAAGTTGATTATGTCAAATTACGACGCATG gtacttTGATTGCGGATATGGACAATGGGTTGGTGATGGACCAAACAACTGGTGTTCACCATACATCGGCTGGCAAAAGGTCTACGAAAACAGCCCCAGTAAACTAATCGTCAATTTCAATGAGACGTACAACCCGAGACAGATATTAGGTGGTGAAGCCGCTATTTGGTCCGAACAG GTTGACAGCACGACTATCGAAGGGAAACTGTGGCCTCGCAGTTCAGCTTTAGCAGAGAGGCTATGGACCGATCCAGACACAACATGGAGAGCTGCCGAACATCGTTTCAATCATCACCGTGAACGATTAGTACAGCGTGGAATACAAGCAGATGCCCTTCAGCCAGAGTGGTGTCACCAGAATGACGGCTATTGCTTCCTTGAATCGAATTAG